The genome window TGAATCAGTAATTTCACCGATAGTAGCAATATTTAAAGAAAAATTCATAAAAAAAATCTAGTAAAATTCAGTATTTTAACTGATACATAGGATAACCTTTTGGGGTAAAAAATGGGTAATTTAACAGAGATAAAAAATAATATTAACGTTTAAAATAGATACATAATTAGATAAATATCCCACCCACAACATACCATGAACTGCCGTGAATATCCCAAAATTGTCAAAAAACAAACAATTTAATAATGGTGGCGGAGAACAATACCTTTTTGATCACTTATTATACTGCGTCAAAACCGAAACCCCTGAACAAGTAATCGAAAGATTCAATAGACTATTCATTCAGGCTCAAGGTTATGATGATCAAAAAGTGTGGGAATGTTTAGCTAATATTATCGGCAATCCCAAATCTTCAGAACAATTTCCCTTAACTCTAAACCGTTGTTGTCATATTCTCGTTAACCGTTGGCAGCTGTCTCCCCAAACCCAAGGCTACATAGTAGATTTAATTAACTGCTTTAAATATGTTCCCCGAAGCCTTCACCGTGGCTATGTACGCAGTTTTACCGAACAGTTGCGCGGATGTGTAAGACAATTTATAGATAGCGATTATTATACTCAATTAAAACGTCTCGCCAGTGTTATCGGTGAGGGTAAAATTAGGAAAGAAGAGAAAAAAGAAGAAATCCTCGGCAATCTCATCAATCGTTACCCCTACCTTTATGATCATTGTTTACTCGGGGTTGGTAGTAGTATAGAACAACAAGAAACCGTATATAAAGTTAAACATGAATTAGAAAAAAAATTTGATACTAATCTTTCCCGTTTTGTTACCTATCAATTGAGAGTAGCCCAAAAAAGGGAAAATGGAGAACCCATAGATTCTCGTATTATTACTCCTGTAGAGAATCCTACCTTACTGAGTAAAAGAGATTTAGGTCGTAGTTTAAAGGAATATGTCGGGGTAGCCGAAAATGGTTATTCTTATAAGGAATTATCCCGTAGTTTTGTTGCCCATACCGAGGGGGTGCGCAACTATCAGATATTTAAGGATAATCTTTATGAATACATTAGCCAGTCCATCGATGGGAAATATGGCAAAAATAGTTTTAATAAAAGACTTTATGAACAATTTCAAGGATTATACCCTGAGTATAATAATAAAAGACCTGATGAATTTCTAAAAACTCGCACCTATAGTCAGATTTTTAATTATTTAATTGTGGAAAGTCCTCAAAATCCTAATCATTTAGTATTTATGGATATGATTAGCAATATGGGAACAACAAAAACTATTGGTGTCTTTTTGAAATTGGTTTTAACTTGCACTAGATTGAAGCCTTATTTAGAGAAAAGATTTTCGATTCTTTTTAATCACTATGAGTCTTTTTCTAAGGATGGGGCAATGTGGTTGGTAAGGAGTTTGGAAAAGGTTAATGTTGGTTTTAGTGTCAATTTTAGCAATGTTGTTGATATGTCTTTCCTTAAACGCCTCTATTTACCCAGTAGATGAGGGAATAGTTATTCATTTGCAAAATTTTCTTAAAGATTAAAGTACTGGTTGAAAAGGGTTGAAGAATATTCAACCCCCATGGTTTAATAATTATCTTAGTCTGCCTGAGCGTAAAATACTGATGACTAACCATAAGCCGAGTAAACTGGCTACGGCAAATAATATATTACTCAATAGCATCAATTGAGCAGTACCTGCCCCTGTGGAAATAATAGCCGCCCCCACAATCAGCGCCCCTACCACGATGCTAAAAGATAGGCGGTTAGCAGAATCATCAAGGCTACGACGTACATTGTCTAATTCTCTAATTTGCAGGTTAAATTGTAGGGTTTCTGAACTTAGTCTATCTAAGATTACATCTAGTTGACGGGGCGATCGCAATCCCACCGATTTTAAATCTAAAACAGTACGAAATACCGTTTGCAAAGGAGTTTCTCCTAACAACTGACGACGAAGTAAATCGATAGTCAAAGGTTTAATTTCATCCAAAAGATTAATTTGTGGATTAAATTGACGAGCAACCCCTTCTAAATTAGCCAAACTTTTGGCATATAATCCCATATTACCAGGTAGCTTCACCTTATTATCTCTACTTACCTCCAAAATCTCATAAAAAACCTCGCTAAAATTAATCTGAGAAAGACTTAGATTATAGTATTTTCTCAACATAATATTGTAATCATTTTCTAGTTTAGCAATATTAGTTTTCAGAGAAATATTTTCCGATAATTCTAAAGTTAATTGAGCACATTTCTGGGCATCAATATCAACTACAGCCAACAACATTTCCGTTAATAATTGTTGAGTACGAGGATCCAGCCTTCCTATCATACCGCAGTCAATGAGGGCAAGACGACCATCATCAAGATAAAAAATATTACCAGGATGGGGATCAGCATGAAAGAATCCATCTATATATATTTGTTGGAAAAAAGCCCTAAATAAAACAGTGCTTAACTCAGTCCTAATATTATCATCGGGTTTCTCTTCAAAGGTAGGAATATCAGCCTCTAAAATAGGAGTACCATCTAACCATTCCATTACCAAAACTTTCTTGGTTGTGTAATCCCAAAAAATTTGAGGAACTACTATTTTTTTTGGGTCAAACCACTTACTTTTAGCTAAATTTTCCCTTAATTTATCAGTAAAAGTTGCCTCTTTTCTAAAATCTAATTCTGCCAAAACAGCATTAGTAAATTCCTCAGCCAATGTCACTACATCATAATCATTGCCAAAATCACTAAGGGCAACCAAATCCGCAATACCCTTAATAATATTAATATCCTGATTAACAATTCTCTCAATGTTCGGACGTTGTACCTTGATAGCCACTTCAACCCCCGATATTAGGGTAGCACGATGTACTTGGGCGATGGAACCTGCGGCAATGGGTTCACGATTAAGAGTAGAAAAAATCTTATCTAAGGGTTGATTATACTGCTCCTCTAAACTTTGTTCTACCTCCCTCCACGATACGGGGGGGACATTGGCTTGTAATGCCGTTAAAGCCTCAATATACTTGGGAGGTAACAAATCAGGACGAGTGCTTAATAACTGACCAAACTTGACGTAAAAAGGGCCTAATTGAACCAAAATACGACTCAAAACTTCTGGGGTAGGCAGTTGGGGTTTATCTGATTTACCCCCCGTCAAAATGCCCCGCATATAATCCCAGCCATTACCCAAGACAATTTCTATTATTTCTCGTTGGCGGGAACTTGTTTTTGTTTTTGTAATGGATGACATAAATTTGTTATGAAAATAATGGCTCTTTGTTTTCCATTAATATAACAACTATTTAGTGAATAAAATGTCAACTTGTTATTCTGTTTTACTGCCCCATAGTTTTATTAGAAAAAATAAACAGACCAAAAAATAACCAGTGGTAAACATTCCGTTAAGATACATTAAACGGATAGAAAATAAATCATTGGTTAATACACTTCCTAACCATAAACTACTATAAATAGTTAGCCAACCTAATCCTAATCGAAGAGAAACACGACTAATTTTCTTTGTTTGAAACTGATTTTCCGATTTAGAAAGGACGCTAATGAGGGCGAAAAAAATACCAACTATGGGCATTAAATATAACGACAACCAAAATTTATTTAAATTTTCTTGACGGTAATTGTCTTTCATTATTTAGAGTGAATAGTTATCAATATTATTGTCTATTTTACTTTTTGCTTTTTTGGTTGTTTGAATAATTAACTAATCTGCCATTATATTAAGTTTTGATTGTATTGTATTTGACAATTTATATAGAAGTAATAGAGAATGGAAGGATAGTCAATACCACTTGTGAGCGTAAAAAAATTCAGTATTAATGACAAAATTATTAGAGTTTTCCGAGTCCGATAATAGATTATCTAACCGTTTCATTGAATTAGACCCTGAAGGATATTTTATCATTTCCATAGACCGAGAAAAAGAATTGATTTGTGCAGAGCATTATAGTAATGCTATTAATGATCAAGGTTTGGCGGTTGATCCAGACACGGGGGAGGTGATAGCCTGTAAGGGGGCAAAACCTCGTCAAGCAGTAACTTTATTTACGGGTAAAACTGCTAAGGAAATTTGTATTAAACTTTTTGAGGAAGTTAACAAACCTCCTGTTAGTATGTTTGATCATGCGGCTTATTTAGGTAGGGAGTTTGTGAGGGCGGAGATTGCCCTGAAGACTGGAGAGGATTATATTCAAGACTAGAGAAATGATTTAGCCACCTAAATCCCCACCCCCGGCCTTCGGCATTTTCCCTTTTAAGGGTAAAAAAAGACTTTAAGTGATAGAAGAGGATTAAACTCCTTGCCTCAAAATTAATAAATATCAATTATTCTTGTGAGTAATATCAAAATTGCTGGGGACGAAGTTGCCCCATGTCAGGTGAAGCAGATACAAATTCCTGTGGCGAAGTTACCTACTCAAACGATGATGTCTTTGCCTGTAACGGTGATTAATGGTAAGGAAGATGGGGCAAAACTGTGGTTGAGTGCGGCGATTCATGGGGATGAGATTAATGGGGTGGAAATTATCCGTCGGGTGGTTTCGTTAATCAATCCTCAGAGGTTGAAGGGTTGTGTGGTTGCGGTACCTATTGTTAATGTGTTTGGTTTTATTGAACAATCACGATATTTGCCTGATAGAAGAGATTTGAATCGCTCTTTCCCAGGTTCGGAATCTGGCTCGCTGGCTTCTCGTTTGGCGGAACTTTTTATGCGGGAAATTGTGGCGAATTGTACCCATGGTATTGATTTACATACGGCGGCGATTCATCGTATTAATTTACCCCAAGTTCGAGCTAACCTAGAAGATGAGGAAACTAGACAATGTGCGATCGCCTTTAACACCCCTGTAATGATTCATGCTACCACGAGAGACGGTTCTTTGCGTCAGGCGGCTAGTAAAAAAGGCATTCCTATCCTTTTGTATGAAGGGGGAGAAGCCCTCCGATTTGATGGGAAATCCATTGATATGGGAGTCAGAGGTATCTTGCGGGTAATGAATTACTTGAATATGTACAACATTTATAACCATGACCTCGAAAAAAAATCTATCATGATCGATAAATCAAAATGGATAAGGGCATCTAGTAGCGGAATTTATCTCTTAGAAACCGAATTAGGGGCTGAAGTGCAAAAAAGACAGGTTTTAGGTAAAATTACTGACCCCTTTGGTAACAAAAGCGTTGCCATCAAAGCCCCATTTAACGGTATAGTAATTGGTCATGTACAAAATCCTCTTGTCAATCAGGGGGATGCTATCATTCACTTGGCTTCCTGTTAGGAAATATAATCTTAATCTGTGATAGATAACAAGGGGCTTAAGCCCCTTGCCTGAAACCCGAAGCCCCTTGCCCTTACTTGAAATTCCTTGCCTCAACTCTGAAGCATTATGGGCTTTCCCCATTCCCCGCCTAAATTGTAAATTATATTTAAATTCAGCATATTAAAAAATGAAATCGATATTAGTGTATGGAATTCCCAACTGTGGTACTTGCAAAAAAGCCATGCAGTGGTTAGAAGACAATGACATCAACTATGAATTTATCAACACCAAAGAAAATGCCCCTAGCAAAGAAATGATTGCTAATTGGGTAAAATCCTTGGGTACTAAATCCATGCGTAACACCTCGGGAATGTCTTACCGTGCTTTGGGAGAGGAGAAAAAAACATGGAGCGATGAACAATGGATCGATGCTTTTTCTGGGGATGCTATGCTATTAAAAAGACCTTTGTTTGTGAAAGATGGGGAGGCAGTTTTAGTGGGATTTCGTGCTAACGATACTGTCAAGCGAGAAAAATTATCATGGACATCAACCTAGAAGAATGTTATCAAGTTTTAGAAGTAGATGAGTCGGCGGAAGTAGAGGACATAGAAAAGGCTTATTTCCGCATAGTAGGGGAGTGTTTAAAGCGGGGGGAGAAAGAAAGGATTGAAACCGTCAAAAATGCTTATCAACTACTAATAAATCACCGTAAAAGTCAACAGGAAGAAGAATCGGCTCAGGGGCAGAGGTCTTATGAGCAGGAAGTTACGAACAATGTCGCTAGGGCTTTACGGGGAATGTCTTTGATGATCAAGGTGGAGGCGTTTGTTGATCATCTCGAGATAAAAATTAGAGGTAGTAAACCCCATCAAAAGAAAGCTATTCTCAATCTTATCTATCAATCTTTCAAGTCGTCAGATATTCTCCAACATACTCTCGTTAAAGTGGTGGCGCAAAAAACCGTTAAAACTCATTTTTGGCAAGAAGATATTAATTTTACTCCTAATAGAAACAATCAAGTTTATTCTAACGATTACCTCCTTTTACAAGAGGCAGAAAAAACTTTAAATACTTATGTATTACCCATAGCAGGGGCGATCGCACTGGCTTTTAGTTTTGCTGAAGTGCTAACATGGTTTATAGGGATGTGGGTACATGAATTTGGTCATGCCACCATAGCTTGGTTTTCAGGATATAGAGCCATGATTACCTTCGGAGCAACCATTACCACCCTAGAAAAATCAAATTTTGTTTACTTTGGCATTCTTTTCCTACTCGGATTAACCTTCTACACAGGATGGAAAGAAAAGAAAAACTCCCCCATGATTGTCGCCGTCACACTCATCATGCTCCAATTTATCCTCACCTGGATAGTAAGCTATTCCGATTATGTAACCCTCATGGCATTCGGTGGCATTGGAGGAGAATTTTACCTTAGTACCCTCTTAATCATCGCTTTTTATTGGCGTTTACCCGAAAAATTTTACTGGGATTTTTGGCGTTTCGGCGCCGTTGCTATAGGTGCCATAACCTTCTTTAGTAGCTTCACCAAATGGCATAACATCAAAGTCGGTAGAGACAATATCCCATGGGGTACATTGTGGGGCGGTAGGGGTGATTCGGGAGGAGACTTAAATATTTTGAACGATTACTCTGGATGGAGTGCTAACCAAATTATTGGGACCTATGTTAGTTTGGGCAATATTTGTTTTATGGTTATCATCAGCTTTTACCTATTTCATCTATTCAAAAGTCGCCCCGAATTATGGGTGAAAATACGTCAATTATTTCGATAAAACTATCAATAATCACCACTCCACTGTTTTATCAAAGCATACTGTAGATTGATTTAGCCTTTTTTTACCAAAAAGTCAGGGCAAACGCATACTCAAGCAGACAAAATCTGAAGTATAGTCACTTTACTTAAGTATGAACCAATCAAGGGTAAAATAATGGATGAAGTAATTATTTTTATATTTAAGTATAATGCCCCATGATATAGAATTAAGACAAAAAGTAATTGACTATGTAGAAAATAGAGGTAACGTAACAAAAGCATCGAGAATATTTGGAATATCAAGAGCATCAATATATAGATGGTTGAATAGAAAAGATTTAAGACCAACAGTGGTCAAAACTCGTCAAAGAAAATTAGATAAATCAGCACTATATGAAGATGTAGTGAAAAATCCAGATGATAAATTAATAGATAGAGCGAAAAAATTTGGAGTAACAATGTCAGCAATATCTCATGCATTCAAAAAAATGAACATAACAAGAAAAAAAAACAGTTACGTTATAGAGAAAGAAATAGAAAACAAAGAATAGAATACTTACAAAAATTAAGAGAATTAGTCAAAAAATACGGAAGTAAGAGTATGGTATTTATTGATGAGTCAGGATTTGAGGAAATAAGCACTTGCATTTATGGGTGGTCAAAAAAAGGAAAAAAAATTTATGATGAGAAACAAGGAAAACGAGGAAAAAGAGAAAATTTAGTAGCAGGAAGAAGAAAGAAAGAAAAAGATTTTATTGCTCCAATGATCTTTACAGGAAGTTTAAATGCAGAAAGTGTTGAATCATGGCTAAAAATGTATTTATTACCATCACTAAAACAATTTTCAATACTAATAATGGATAATGCACCAATCCACCGAAAAAATATGATAAAAGAATTAGTAGAAGAAGCAGGTCATCTAGTAATGTTTTTACCAACTTATTCACCAGATTTAAATGATATTGAACACGATTTTAGTGCTTTAAAAAGAGCAAAAATGTATAGCGATAGTACAATAACTTTAGATGAAATAATTTATAATTATTGTACTAGCTAAATGTCTCAGTCTTATTTTGATTGACTATATCAACTAATTTATGTTCAATTAAGTAACTGGTTCGTGGGTCTTCAATATTTTCAAAATGTTTCCACAAGTATGATTTCTCAGAACTCACGGCTATTAATTTCCTCTATGATGTTTACCATATCACTTTCTCATAAATTTTTAGTATGCGTTTGCCCTGGTTTAACTAAAAACTCGAATTAAAGTACCTCTTTGGGGTAAGTCTTGAGGGCGGATGGTGGTTTGATTTCCTCTGACAGTGCCAATATTTAATTCTTCTGCCCGGGCAAGGGTTAAAAACTCCTCTAGGGTTACTAAATCACAACTACTGGCATCGGCGTTGGAAGTGAGGTACTGGGTGGGAAATACGACTTTGGGGCGCAATACTCTAATGGCATCCATGGCTTCTTGGGGGTTATAGTTTTTTGGGCCTCCGCCGATGGGAATGAGGGCAACATCTGGACTACCCATCAAAATTCTTTGCTCGACATCGATGGGGGAAGCGATGCCCCCTAGGTGTAAGATGTTTACTCCTCCTTGATTCCAACGCCAGACGATATTGTCACCAAATCTTCTACCCCTCTGGCGATCATGAAGTGTTCTGATGCCCTGAAATTGTATTCCGCCTACTTCATATACCCCTGATTCCACCATTATTTGAGGGTTGTTAGGGAGTCCCCCTGCGGCTCCTTCATCGAGCATTCGGCTGCTAATCATGACGGCATCGGCATTGACTCGGGGAGCGGGGTAGTTGGCGGTACAACCGATAGGCTCGAAGGGGTTGGATAATACTCTGAGGTTATTGCCTGTAAAAAGGAAACAACTATGGCCTAGCCATTGGATATTTACTCCTGTGGTGGAGGTTTGGGCGATCGCCCTTTGGGGGGAATATTTAGCGGTAAGGAGAGAAGTTAAAGCTCCTACCCCTGTCAGGCGCATCCAGTCACGACGATTAATCATATTTAGCAATAGACTTGAGGAAATTTCGTAACAATTGTAACCCAGAATCCGTTAAGATGCTCTCGGGGTGAAACTGTACTCCTTCTATCCATGGATATTGTTTGTGTCGAATACCCATAATAATGTCATCTTCCGTCCAAGCGGTAATTTCTAATACCGAGGGCATAGTGCTTTTGTCCACAATCAAACTATGGTAGCGGGTGGCTTGAAAAGGAGAAGAAATATCTTTAAATACCCCCGCATTGTTGTGGAGGATGGGGGAAGTTTTACCGTGCATCAGACTGGGGGCAGAGACAATTTTTCCGCCATAGGCTTCGCCGATGGTTTGATGTCCTAGGCATACTCCCAAGATAGGATAATCTTGACCCATTTTTTTGACAAGCTCGAGACAAATCCCCGCACTCTGAGGATTTCCAGGACCGGGAGAAATAACGATCGCATCTGGTTTCAATTCTTGTAATTGTTCGAGGGTAATTTGATCGTTACGATAAACCACTAGATCTTTGGCAATGGCAAACTCAGTGCTTAATTCCCCTAAATATTGAACCAGATTATAAGTAAAACTATCGTAGTTATCGATAACTAGAATCAAACTATGGATCTCCTTATAGCAGTGAAAATATTAAGTGTAACCCATAGGGTAACAAAATAAAACAGGCAACAAATACGGAAGCGATCGCACTGACTAACACTGCTCCTGCGGCACAGTCTTTGGCTATTTTTGCACCCTGATGATATTGTTTCCCTACGGTTAAATCTACCACGGACTCAATGGCGGTATTCAATAATTCTAAGACCATCACCAAAGCACAGGTAAGGGCAAGGATAGCCATTTGAGTCATGGTTACATGAAGGATTAATCCCAAAGATATGGCTAAAAGGGCGATCGCCGTATGAATTCTAAAATTACGTTGGGTTTTGAAGGTATAAATCACCCCTGTCCAAGCAAAGCGAAAGCTAGAAAATACATCAGGGGCAACCTTCCAAGCCTTAGAAATCCTATAATCAGGTTTTTCCACAGATTCAATATGAGTAAAAACGGCGGGTTTGTCAATTAAATTAGTCATTTTATATGTATTCTCCCTTGGGAGTTTTAGAGTATATATTACTACCTAAGTATAAACGTAACTAATGATCTGTCAATCAAAATAATGATAGCTAATCTCAAAAGCAATTGTTTGTTAATAAGTAATATAAAGATAAAATGTTATCCTAACCATTATTAATCATTGAAAATGCAATGAAATTGACAAAGTTAACCCTATTCCTTCTCCTTTTTTTGTCATGGAATGTTTTTTTTTCCCAAGAAAATAAAGCAGAATCTGAAACTTCCCCAGATGATACGGAAATACTTTATTATCGCAACCCAGACCTTGGCAATGTAACAAACCGTTGGCAAGATTTAGAATTATTACGCAGTTTAGAAGAGCATACATCCCCTGTTAATGGTTTAGCATTTGATCCTCATGGCAAAAACTTAGTTAGTGTCGGTAGTTATAACGATCCTCGTATGAGGTTTTGGGAAGTAGAAACTGGGAGACAATTTAAACATCAAAGAGCCCATGGTTCCGCTGTCAGTAGCCTTCTGTACAGTCCTGATGGTAAAACCATCGTTACTACGGGTCAAGCCTCCGATATACGCATCTGGGACGGAGAAACAGGGGAACATGAAACCACTTTATTAAGCCATGCTAATAATGTAATGGCGATCGCCATTAGTCCTGATAGTAAAACCTTGGTGAGTGGAGCATTGGACGGTATCAGGGTTTGGAACTTAGAATTTAGAAGACTATCTTATATTTTAAATAGTGTCGGCAATCCTACTTATGCCCTAGCCATTCATCCCGAAGGCAGAATTTTAGCCAGTGGCGATGGCTCAGGAAAAGTAACCCTTTGGGATATAACCACCGCCCGAAAAATTAGAGAATTTACCCCTCACCGCAGTAGAATTACAGGGCTAATTTTTACCCCCGATGGCAACAGAATTCTCACCAGTGCCGAGGAAAGAAGCGTGAAAATGTGGGATTTAGAAGGCCGTTTACAAGTAGCAGAATATGGACTCCATGGCGATCGCATTCGAACCATCGCCCTATCCCCCGATGGTTCTACCCTAGCCAGTGGAGGCAATGACGGAGTAAGAATTTGGGACTTTGACTCCACCAGAGAACTAGCCTTTATCCCCTACAATAGAGATTGGGTTCAAACCCTAACCTTTAGTCCCGACGGTAATATTTTGGCCACAGGTTCTTTTAATACCAGAATCGACCTTTGGCAAAGAAGTAGAGGTTTATTAAGCGAAAATCCATGATCAGAGATCAACAACATCCCCAAGCCCACATTGATAGGGTAATAGTACAAAAAATTTTCGTAGAAGATAAAACCGATCATCACATGGCAGAAGTTGCTAGGTTAAGAATTCGTTACCGCAACTTTCCAGGGGCAAGGGATATTCAGCGGGATTTAGATGTAATTTTGCAACAGTGGGATATGACGGAAGATGAACTTTTTTCCCACGTCCGAAAACTACACACCCAAGGGAAAATATACGGTAAAAAACAAGCAACAAATGAAGAAGAAGATTGGAGCTAAAAAAAGCAATCTCACCCTAAAAAAATTGTTAAAAATTATTTTATTCTTCACTATGGGGATAATTATCATAATTACCCTCAGCTTGGCTAATAACCTTTTTCAAGCCCAAAAAAATGCCACCCAACCCATCGGTGCTTACTTCGTATTAGGGGGAAGCATCACAAGGGAAATATATGTAGCGAAAGTTGCCACTATGAATCCTGATATTCCGATTATCATTTCTACGGGATCCGATGATCCCTGTATAGTTTTGATTTTTGATAGGGAGGGGGCAAGACTTGATAATACTTGGTTAGAAACTTGTGCTGATTCTACCTTTGATAATTTCTTTTTTTCTGTACCCATTCTCAAAAGTTGGGGCGTCAAGAAAGTAGAAATGATTACCTCTGATACCCATCTTCCCCGTGCAGGAATTATGGGAAAAATTAGTTTAATGGCTCAGGGAATTGCGGTAGATGTCAATGGCATTCCCGAAATCGATGGTATCCCTGCTAACCACGAAAGTGATTTAAAAACAACATTGGATGTCACTCGTAGTTTTTTATGGGCATGGGCTGGACAATTTATTAACCCCCCCTGTGACAAAGTGATCAAACTTTCAGAAGTAGATCTCGATTTTTGGCAACAAGGAGGGTTTAGTTGTGAAAGCAGGGGAAAGATAATTAATAATTGATAATGAATAATTATTGTACTTATTCAATCCGTCTTAACAAAAGATACTTGGTAAAATAGATTAATTTGTCGATCGCCTATCAACCATTAAAACCAATTACTATTCACCATTGCTCTTGTTAATCAAGGCTCTTGTTAATCAAGTTTTTAAGATTTGTTATGGCTTGGTGTACCTGATCAAAACCTGTTCCTCCGTAACTATTAC of Cyanobacterium sp. HL-69 contains these proteins:
- a CDS encoding Ubiquinone biosynthesis monooxygenase UbiB, whose translation is MSSITKTKTSSRQREIIEIVLGNGWDYMRGILTGGKSDKPQLPTPEVLSRILVQLGPFYVKFGQLLSTRPDLLPPKYIEALTALQANVPPVSWREVEQSLEEQYNQPLDKIFSTLNREPIAAGSIAQVHRATLISGVEVAIKVQRPNIERIVNQDINIIKGIADLVALSDFGNDYDVVTLAEEFTNAVLAELDFRKEATFTDKLRENLAKSKWFDPKKIVVPQIFWDYTTKKVLVMEWLDGTPILEADIPTFEEKPDDNIRTELSTVLFRAFFQQIYIDGFFHADPHPGNIFYLDDGRLALIDCGMIGRLDPRTQQLLTEMLLAVVDIDAQKCAQLTLELSENISLKTNIAKLENDYNIMLRKYYNLSLSQINFSEVFYEILEVSRDNKVKLPGNMGLYAKSLANLEGVARQFNPQINLLDEIKPLTIDLLRRQLLGETPLQTVFRTVLDLKSVGLRSPRQLDVILDRLSSETLQFNLQIRELDNVRRSLDDSANRLSFSIVVGALIVGAAIISTGAGTAQLMLLSNILFAVASLLGLWLVISILRSGRLR
- the dgkA gene encoding ATP-dependent diacylglycerol kinase DgkA, translated to MTNLIDKPAVFTHIESVEKPDYRISKAWKVAPDVFSSFRFAWTGVIYTFKTQRNFRIHTAIALLAISLGLILHVTMTQMAILALTCALVMVLELLNTAIESVVDLTVGKQYHQGAKIAKDCAAGAVLVSAIASVFVACFILLPYGLHLIFSLL
- a CDS encoding High-affnity carbon uptake protein Hat/HatR; amino-acid sequence: MKLTKLTLFLLLFLSWNVFFSQENKAESETSPDDTEILYYRNPDLGNVTNRWQDLELLRSLEEHTSPVNGLAFDPHGKNLVSVGSYNDPRMRFWEVETGRQFKHQRAHGSAVSSLLYSPDGKTIVTTGQASDIRIWDGETGEHETTLLSHANNVMAIAISPDSKTLVSGALDGIRVWNLEFRRLSYILNSVGNPTYALAIHPEGRILASGDGSGKVTLWDITTARKIREFTPHRSRITGLIFTPDGNRILTSAEERSVKMWDLEGRLQVAEYGLHGDRIRTIALSPDGSTLASGGNDGVRIWDFDSTRELAFIPYNRDWVQTLTFSPDGNILATGSFNTRIDLWQRSRGLLSENP
- a CDS encoding Pterin-binding family; translation: MTKLLEFSESDNRLSNRFIELDPEGYFIISIDREKELICAEHYSNAINDQGLAVDPDTGEVIACKGAKPRQAVTLFTGKTAKEICIKLFEEVNKPPVSMFDHAAYLGREFVRAEIALKTGEDYIQD
- the arsC gene encoding glutaredoxin-dependent arsenate reducase ArsC, whose product is MKSILVYGIPNCGTCKKAMQWLEDNDINYEFINTKENAPSKEMIANWVKSLGTKSMRNTSGMSYRALGEEKKTWSDEQWIDAFSGDAMLLKRPLFVKDGEAVLVGFRANDTVKREKLSWTST
- the trpG gene encoding anthranilate synthase amidotransferase component TrpG codes for the protein MILVIDNYDSFTYNLVQYLGELSTEFAIAKDLVVYRNDQITLEQLQELKPDAIVISPGPGNPQSAGICLELVKKMGQDYPILGVCLGHQTIGEAYGGKIVSAPSLMHGKTSPILHNNAGVFKDISSPFQATRYHSLIVDKSTMPSVLEITAWTEDDIIMGIRHKQYPWIEGVQFHPESILTDSGLQLLRNFLKSIAKYD
- a CDS encoding DUF218 domain protein, whose amino-acid sequence is MKKKIGAKKSNLTLKKLLKIILFFTMGIIIIITLSLANNLFQAQKNATQPIGAYFVLGGSITREIYVAKVATMNPDIPIIISTGSDDPCIVLIFDREGARLDNTWLETCADSTFDNFFFSVPILKSWGVKKVEMITSDTHLPRAGIMGKISLMAQGIAVDVNGIPEIDGIPANHESDLKTTLDVTRSFLWAWAGQFINPPCDKVIKLSEVDLDFWQQGGFSCESRGKIINN
- a CDS encoding putative deacylase yields the protein MSNIKIAGDEVAPCQVKQIQIPVAKLPTQTMMSLPVTVINGKEDGAKLWLSAAIHGDEINGVEIIRRVVSLINPQRLKGCVVAVPIVNVFGFIEQSRYLPDRRDLNRSFPGSESGSLASRLAELFMREIVANCTHGIDLHTAAIHRINLPQVRANLEDEETRQCAIAFNTPVMIHATTRDGSLRQAASKKGIPILLYEGGEALRFDGKSIDMGVRGILRVMNYLNMYNIYNHDLEKKSIMIDKSKWIRASSSGIYLLETELGAEVQKRQVLGKITDPFGNKSVAIKAPFNGIVIGHVQNPLVNQGDAIIHLASC